In Ovis aries strain OAR_USU_Benz2616 breed Rambouillet chromosome 16, ARS-UI_Ramb_v3.0, whole genome shotgun sequence, one DNA window encodes the following:
- the LOC101116603 gene encoding peptidyl-prolyl cis-trans isomerase FKBP3-like: protein MAAVVPQRAWTVEQLRREQLPKKDIIKFLQDHGSDSFLAEHKLLGNIKNVAKTANKDHLVTAYNHLFESKRFKGTESISKVSEQVKNVKLNEDKPKETKSEETLDEGPPKYTKSVLKKGDKTNFPKKGDVVHCWYTGTLQDGTVLDTNIQTSSNKKKNAKPLSFKAGIGKVIRGWDEALLTMSKGEKARLEIEPEWAYGKKGQPDAKIPPNAKLIFEVELVDID, encoded by the coding sequence ATGGCGGCCGTCGTTCCGCAGCGGGCCTGGACCGTGGAGCAGCTGCGCAGAGAGCAGCTGCCCAAGAAGGACATTATCAAGTTTCTGCAGGATCACGGTTCAGATTCGTTTCTTGCAGAACATAAATTACTAGGTAACATTAAAAATGTGGCCAAGACAGCTAATAAGGACCATTTGGTCACAGCCTATAACCATCTTTTTGAAAGTAAGCGTTTCAAGGGTACTGAAAGTATAAGTAAAGTGTCTGAGCAGGTGAAAAATGTGAAGCTTAATGAAGATAAACCCAAAGAAACCAAGTCTGAAGAGACTCTGGATGAGGGTccaccaaaatatacaaaatctgttcttaaaaaaggagataaaaccaaCTTTCCCAAAAAGGGAGATGTTGTTCACTGCTGGTATACAGGAACACTACAAGACGGGACTGTTTTAGATACTAATATTCAAACGAGttcaaataagaagaaaaatgccaAGCCTTTAAGTTTTAAGGCTGGGATAGGCAAAGTTatcagagggtgggatgaagCACTCTTGACTatgagtaaaggagaaaaggctcGACTGGAGATTGAACCAGAATGGGCTTATGGAAAGAAAGGACAGCCTGATGCCAAAATTCCACCAAATGCAAAACTTATTTTTGAAGTGGAATTAGTGGATATTGACTGA